GTTTCGATCATCGACAAAGGCGCCGGATCGGTGGCGGACTCAGCCCGCCCGACCTTGCCGAACACATGATGCACCTCGGGAAATTGCCGGATGATACGGTCGGTCTGCTGTAGCAACTCCTTCGCCTTGGTGATGGAGATCCCCGGCAAAGTGGTCGGCATGTAGAGCAGGTCGCCCTCGTAAAGCGGCGGCATGAACTCGCTGCCCATCTGCGACAATGGCCAGGCGATGGAAAGCATAGCCGCAAGGGCCAGCACCAGCGTGGTTTTGCGCCACTTGAGCACCAGGTTGACCACCGGGTGGTACAGGCGGATCAACAAGCGGTTGATCGGATTGGACTCCTCCGATTTGATCTTGCCACGGATAAACCAGGTCATGAGCACCGGCACGATGGTGATCGACAACAGGGCTGCCGCGGCCATGGCATAAGTCTTGGTATAAGCCAGCGGTTTGAATAATCGGCCGGACTGTTCCTGCAAGGTGAAAACCGGTACGAAGGATACGGTAATGACCAAAAGGGAGTAAAATAGAGTCGGCCCTACTTCCTTGGCTGATTCGAGGATGACCTCGGCCCGCGATTTGTCGGCTGGCGCCCGTTCGATATGCTTGTGAGCGTTCTCGATCATGATGATGGCCGCATCGATCATGGCGCCGATGGCTATGGCTATGCCGCCCAGGCTCATGATATTGGCATTGATCCCCTGCCCCCCCATGATGACGAAAGCCATGAGGATTGCCACCGGCAAGGTAAAGATGGCCACCAGGGCGCTCGGCAGATGAAAAAGAAACAAAGCCGTCACCAGGGCCACCACGATACTTTCTTCGATCAATTTTTCCTTGAGGGTATCGACAGCCCGTTCGATAAGTCCCGAGCGGTCATAGGCGGTTTTGATATGCACCCCTTCGGGCAGGCCCGCCTGCAACTCTTCCAGTTTCTTCTTGACGTTTTCGATGGTTTTCAGAGCATTTTCGCCGTAACGCATAACAACGATGCCACCGACGGTCTCGCCGCGACCATCGAGTTCCGCCAACCCGCGCCGCAGTTCCGGTCCGACGCGAATCTGGGCCAGGTCCCGCAAAAGAATCGGCGTTCCTCGACCATCAGTACCGACGACAACATTTTCCAGATCGGCGACCGACTGGATATAGCCGGGACCGCGCACCATGAATTCGGTTTCCGCCATTTCCACCAAACGTCCGCCGACATCGTTGTTGCTGCGCTGGATGGCCTTTTTGATCTGCGGAATGGTGATGTGGTAAGCCAGCAGGCGGTCGGGATCGACAGCAACCTGGTACTGTTTGACGTAACCACCGATACTGGCCACCTCGGAGACCCCTTCCACGGCGGTCAGCTCATAGCGCAGAAACCAGTCCTGGATCGAGCGCAGCTGCTGTAGATCATGCTTGTCGCTCTCCAGTGTGTACTCGTAGACCCATCCGACTCCGGTGGCATCGGGCCCCAGACTTGGCGTCACTCCCCGTGGGAGTTTGCCCGAGGCATAGTTGAGGTATTCGAGCACCCGGGAACGTGCCCAGTAGAGATCGGTACCGTCTTCGAAAATGACGTAGACAAAGCTGTAACCGAAAAATGAATAACCCCGCACGACCTTGGCCTTGGGCACTGCCAGCATCTGGGTGGTGAGCGGATAAGTCACCTGATCCTCCACCACCTGCGGCGCCTGTCCGGGGTATTCGGTGAACACGATCACCTGCACATCCGACAGGTCGGGGATCGCATCGAGCGGTGTGTTCTTCAGAGCGTACAACCCGCCGACGATGAGAAACACCGTCAGCAGAGCCACCATGAATTTATTGCAAATCGACCATTCGATAATTTTTTCGAGCATAAAAACCGTCCTTAGTCATTGGTCATCTGTCATTGGTTAAATGCCAAAAGCCCCGATCATCGTTGTTTAAACAAATGACCAATGACAAAGGACAAATGACGATTTTCCTGAAAAGACAAATGACGATTGACCCTTATTCAAACAGTGCCTCGAGATCTTCCTCCGGCATATCGTGCCCGGCATGATCCTCGGACGGCGAAGACTCGGTTGTTTTCGGCTCCAGCATCTTCTGGATCGCCTCGCGCAGTTTGCTTTCCGAATCGAACAGGAACTGGGCGCTGGTCACCACCGTCTCCCCTTCCAGAAGCCCCTGGGTGATTTCGGTGAAACCTTCCTGATCCTGTACGCCGGTCTTCACCTGGCGCGGCTCGAACTTACCGTCACCCAGAGCGACGAACACCGTCTGTTTCTCTCCGGAATTGAGCACGGCTTCGCTCGGCACAGCCAAGGCATCCTTGACTTCCATACCATGAATCCGCACATTGACGTACATGTCGGGTTTGAGTTCCAGACCGGGATTGTCGAATACGATCCGTGCCTTTACCGTACGGGTCTGGGGC
This DNA window, taken from Syntrophotalea carbinolica DSM 2380, encodes the following:
- a CDS encoding efflux RND transporter permease subunit, translated to MLEKIIEWSICNKFMVALLTVFLIVGGLYALKNTPLDAIPDLSDVQVIVFTEYPGQAPQVVEDQVTYPLTTQMLAVPKAKVVRGYSFFGYSFVYVIFEDGTDLYWARSRVLEYLNYASGKLPRGVTPSLGPDATGVGWVYEYTLESDKHDLQQLRSIQDWFLRYELTAVEGVSEVASIGGYVKQYQVAVDPDRLLAYHITIPQIKKAIQRSNNDVGGRLVEMAETEFMVRGPGYIQSVADLENVVVGTDGRGTPILLRDLAQIRVGPELRRGLAELDGRGETVGGIVVMRYGENALKTIENVKKKLEELQAGLPEGVHIKTAYDRSGLIERAVDTLKEKLIEESIVVALVTALFLFHLPSALVAIFTLPVAILMAFVIMGGQGINANIMSLGGIAIAIGAMIDAAIIMIENAHKHIERAPADKSRAEVILESAKEVGPTLFYSLLVITVSFVPVFTLQEQSGRLFKPLAYTKTYAMAAAALLSITIVPVLMTWFIRGKIKSEESNPINRLLIRLYHPVVNLVLKWRKTTLVLALAAMLSIAWPLSQMGSEFMPPLYEGDLLYMPTTLPGISITKAKELLQQTDRIIRQFPEVHHVFGKVGRAESATDPAPLSMIETTIMLKPEEQWRKVPVERFYSGWPDWTEWLKKPLRLVWAEQETITVEQLTEKLNEAIQFPGLTNAWTMPIKTRIDMLSTGIKTPVGIKIMGPDLQTLSDLGESIEALVRTLPGTLSAYSERVVGGNYLDFEIDRDQAARYGLNIGDVQDIIQSAVGGMNVTQTVEGLERYPVNIRYLQDYRNDLPALKRVLIPIAGGKHIPIGQIADIRIRKGPPAIKSENARRTAWIYVDLKGIDVGTYVKQARAAVAENIELPSGYSLVWSGQYEYMEKAKERFMLVIPLTVLIIFLILYLNTKSLIKTGIVFLAVPFSLVGAFWLLYLLGYDTSVAVWVGVIALAGLDAETGVVMLLYLDLAHKLWGDNGRMRTRGDLVQAIHHGAVKRIRPKVMTIAVIIAGLLPIMWSHGAGADVMKRIAAPMVGGVVTSGIMELMVYPVIYYLWRGRKLDTTLEPTAQGELED